Proteins encoded in a region of the Triticum dicoccoides isolate Atlit2015 ecotype Zavitan chromosome 3A, WEW_v2.0, whole genome shotgun sequence genome:
- the LOC119267615 gene encoding uncharacterized protein LOC119267615 → METMAANGGGKGRAAARYGDREQQGARRFQMPLHYPRYTRANYEAMPEWQLDRLLSDYGLPVHGSVHQKRSFAMGAFLWGAGN, encoded by the coding sequence ATGGAGACGATGGCGGCGAACGGCGGTGGGAAGGGCCGGGCGGCGGCGAGATACGGGGACAGGGAGCAGCAGGGCGCGCGCCGCTTCCAGATGCCGCTGCACTACCCGAGGTACACCAGGGCCAACTACGAGGCCATGCCCGAGTGGCAGCTCGACCGCCTCCTCTCCGACTACGGCCTCCCCGTCCACGGCAGCGTCCACCAGAAGCGCAGCTTCGCCATGGGCGCCTTCCTCTGGGGCGCCGGCAACTGA